In one Phyllostomus discolor isolate MPI-MPIP mPhyDis1 chromosome 8, mPhyDis1.pri.v3, whole genome shotgun sequence genomic region, the following are encoded:
- the LOC114503817 gene encoding 60S ribosomal protein L22-like 1: protein MALKVKKPEKTTWRFGLDCTHPAEDGVFDSANSEQLLREKVQVGGETGNLGRASYNACFANKITVVSETQFSERCLKCLTEKYLQKSSPHAWPRGVAPDEETRELCHFQTGRDEHGSRFEGQGTPAVTGLCLLINKWSAQEKHLVMDL from the coding sequence ATGGCGCTGAAAGTCAAGAAGCCTGAGAAGACAACCTGGAGGTTTGGTTTGGACTGCACTCATCCAGCAGAAGACGGAGTTTTTGATTCCGCAAATTCTGAGCAGCTTCTACGGGAGAAGGTTCAAGTCGGTGGGGAAACTGGAAATCTTGGGAGAGCTTCTTACAATGCATGCTTTGCGAATAAAATCACAGTGGTTTCCGAGACACAGTTCTCTGAAAGATGCCTGAAATGTCTTACTGAGAAATACCTTCAGAAGAGCAGTCCTCACGCTTGGCCTCGTGGGGTCGCACCTGACGAGGAGACTCGTGAGCTTTGTCACTTCCAGACTGGTCGAGATGAGCATGGGTCTCGGTTTGAGGGCCAGGGGACCCCAGCTGTTACAGGGCTTTGCTTACTAATAAACAAATGGAGCGCACAAGAGAAACATCTAGTAATGGACTTGTAG